Proteins encoded by one window of Senegalia massiliensis:
- a CDS encoding Lin1244/Lin1753 domain-containing protein — protein MARPIKTGLDYYPLDVDFLQDIKIRKIMRACGIQSITILISLLSSIYRDKGYYVVWDNDMTFLVADEVGASEGAVIEVVNKAVQVDFFNEYTFKQYKILTSKGIQKRFLEAISRRKEINLISEYLLIDLDNDYSNLVNVNINSINDNRSTQSKEKKSKVKKSKEYNNKKNDDCCDGFDNDLLDEEDINLDDNEFKKLSTMYQQILGQANSYTKDWIVSNLEDFGYEWLSNAMFIAEKNGKRTKAYVEGILKNWKANGGMDLEGKKKPQQQKKESKPNNFHNFKQRTKKYSADELEDKVRRKFERKINGG, from the coding sequence ATGGCAAGACCTATAAAGACAGGTTTAGATTACTATCCTTTAGATGTTGACTTTTTACAAGATATAAAAATTAGAAAGATTATGAGGGCTTGTGGAATTCAATCTATAACAATACTAATCAGCCTGCTATCTAGTATCTATCGTGATAAAGGATACTATGTTGTGTGGGATAATGATATGACTTTTCTAGTTGCTGACGAAGTTGGGGCTAGCGAGGGCGCAGTAATTGAGGTTGTAAATAAAGCAGTCCAAGTAGATTTTTTTAATGAATATACTTTTAAGCAATATAAAATTTTAACTTCAAAAGGAATACAGAAAAGATTTTTAGAGGCAATAAGCAGAAGAAAAGAAATTAATCTTATTTCAGAATATTTATTAATAGATTTAGATAATGATTACAGTAACTTAGTTAATGTTAACATTAACTCAATTAATGATAACAGAAGTACACAAAGTAAAGAAAAGAAAAGTAAAGTAAAGAAAAGTAAAGAATATAACAACAAAAAGAATGATGATTGTTGTGATGGTTTTGATAATGATCTCTTAGATGAAGAAGATATAAATTTAGATGATAATGAATTTAAAAAACTATCTACTATGTATCAGCAAATACTAGGGCAAGCAAATAGCTATACCAAAGATTGGATTGTTAGTAATTTAGAAGATTTTGGATATGAATGGCTTAGTAATGCCATGTTTATAGCAGAGAAAAATGGAAAAAGAACAAAAGCATATGTAGAAGGCATATTAAAGAACTGGAAGGCAAATGGAGGAATGGATTTAGAAGGCAAAAAGAAACCACAGCAGCAGAAAAAAGAGAGTAAACCTAATAATTTTCATAACTTTAAGCAAAGAACTAAAAAGTATTCTGCTGACGAATTAGAAGATAAGGTTAGAAGAAAATTTGAAAGAAAAATTAATGGAGGTTGA
- a CDS encoding Holliday junction resolvase RecU, with protein sequence MGIHRGDTFEEIINISNVMYKRKGIALIQKIATPVKVLRRQGHRITNGYFEQKSTLDFIGTYRGRPIAFDAKETKENRFPLKNIHEHQLKFMESWHRNGGQTFILVSFASYNKVYKLDYKDLIFYWDRWKRNKGRRGYASIPYEHFKLNCKELASKDGILLDYLEGVEGNEKSNCG encoded by the coding sequence ATGGGCATTCATAGAGGAGACACATTTGAAGAAATAATTAATATATCTAATGTGATGTATAAAAGAAAAGGTATAGCACTTATACAAAAAATAGCAACACCAGTTAAAGTACTTAGAAGACAAGGACATAGAATAACAAATGGTTATTTTGAACAAAAAAGCACTTTAGACTTTATAGGAACCTATAGAGGTAGACCAATAGCTTTTGATGCCAAAGAAACTAAAGAGAATAGATTTCCTCTTAAAAATATTCATGAACATCAGTTGAAATTCATGGAAAGTTGGCATAGAAATGGTGGACAAACTTTTATATTGGTATCTTTTGCAAGTTACAATAAGGTATATAAATTAGATTATAAAGATTTAATATTCTATTGGGACAGATGGAAAAGGAACAAGGGTAGGAGAGGATATGCAAGTATTCCTTATGAACATTTTAAACTTAATTGTAAAGAATTAGCATCTAAAGATGGAATATTACTAGATTATTTAGAAGGAGTTGAAGGAAATGAAAAATCTAATTGTGGTTGA
- a CDS encoding putative metallopeptidase — protein sequence MKNLIVVDTNTGEKIEEIEFSGGYNISYTNLTDSGKIRNIRKLNNSKFGEKHWIKNYIYKSISIKLVEKFKELKHVRPNKILFIEDIYWQKPDSIKPKKHWMARIKKANKQLESMLGYEYILETRSYYTEMMQKEQLIALIYHELRHIDEYGDIKEHDVEDWDNMIATLGKDWATTKAQIPNLIDDYIDWNSLEKRAKQMNLFRDIRAVK from the coding sequence ATGAAAAATCTAATTGTGGTTGATACAAATACTGGCGAAAAGATAGAAGAGATAGAATTTTCAGGAGGATATAATATAAGCTATACTAATCTTACTGACTCAGGAAAAATAAGAAATATTAGAAAATTAAATAACAGTAAGTTTGGAGAAAAGCATTGGATAAAAAATTATATTTATAAATCCATATCTATAAAATTAGTAGAAAAATTTAAAGAGCTGAAACATGTTAGACCAAATAAAATATTATTTATTGAAGACATATATTGGCAAAAACCTGATTCAATAAAACCTAAAAAGCATTGGATGGCAAGAATTAAAAAAGCAAACAAACAATTAGAAAGCATGTTAGGATATGAGTATATTTTAGAAACTAGAAGTTATTACACTGAAATGATGCAAAAAGAACAACTTATAGCACTTATATATCATGAGCTCAGACACATAGATGAATATGGCGATATAAAAGAACATGATGTTGAAGATTGGGATAATATGATTGCTACACTTGGGAAGGATTGGGCTACAACAAAAGCACAAATACCAAATTTAATAGATGATTATATAGATTGGAATAGCTTAGAAAAAAGAGCTAAACAAATGAATTTATTTAGAGATATTAGAGCAGTTAAATAA
- a CDS encoding Com family DNA-binding transcriptional regulator, producing the protein MQEIRCKVCSKLLGRVPKATAFEIEMKCPRCKSVRIYNKEALEAQG; encoded by the coding sequence ATGCAAGAAATAAGATGTAAAGTATGCAGTAAATTATTAGGAAGAGTACCAAAGGCAACAGCATTTGAAATAGAAATGAAGTGCCCAAGGTGTAAATCAGTGAGAATATATAATAAAGAAGCTCTAGAAGCTCAGGGATAG